The following coding sequences are from one Sphaeramia orbicularis chromosome 11, fSphaOr1.1, whole genome shotgun sequence window:
- the gatad1 gene encoding GATA zinc finger domain-containing protein 1, which translates to MPLGLKPCCAVCKTNSSSMWKKGNQGEILCNSCTGKSSSGGASGPSLSSNVQPSNGGGKQSKQEIHRRSARLRSTKYKAPASEKKVSTKGKGRRHIFKLKNPIKAPESVATIITSESVFYKGVYYQTGDVIKVTDEEDGKPYYAQIRGFVQDQYCEKSAALTWLIPTQASPKDQFDPGTYIVGPEEDLPRKMEYLEFVCHAPSEYFKSRSSPFPTIPIRPEKGYIWTHIGPTPALTVKESVSGSS; encoded by the exons ATGCCGCTGGGGTTAAAACCGTGCTGTGCGGTCTGCAAGACTAACTCTTCGTCCATGTGGAAGAAAGGAAACCAAGGAGAAATCCTTTGCAACAGCTGTACAGGAAAGAGCAGTAGCGGCGGAGCTTCAGGTCCCTCCTTGTCCTCCAATGTACAGCCCAGCAACGGCGGCGGCAAACAG TCAAAGCAGGAGATTCACAGGAGATCAGCAAGGTTGAGAAGCACCAAATATAAAGCTCCTGCATCTGAAAAGAAAGTGTCAACAAAAGGGAAGGGGAGGAGACACATATTCAAACTAAAGAAT CCCATTAAAGCTCCAGAATCTGTTGCAACAATTATCACATCTGAGTCCGTTTTCTACAAG ggtgtGTACTACCAGACAGGGGATGTGATTAAAGTAACAGATGAAGAGGACGGAAAGCCGTACTACGCCCAGATTCGTGGCTTTGTCCAGGACCAGTACTGTGAAAAGAGTGCTGCTCTGACCTGGTTAATCCCCACTCAGGCCAGTCCCAAGGACCAGTTTGATCCAGGGACATATATTGTTG GTCCAGAGGAGGATCTGCCCAGAAAGATGGAGTATCTGGAGTTTGTATGCCATGCCCCCTCTGAATATTTCAAGTCAAGGAGTTCTCCATTCCCTACCATTCCCATCCGTCCAGAAAAAGGCTACATCTGGACCCATATAGGACCCACACCAGCTCTCACAGTCAAAGAGTCTGTCAGTGGCAGCAGTTAA